tatataaaattctatATGTAGGGCTCTGTTTGATTGAATGTAAGGCCCTTTGAATTGGGATTTCGTCATTTCCAGGTCAGGGAAAGTGTGAAAGTGTATTCACAACTGGCTTAGCTCAAGTAGAACTCAAGCTCTCCACGTCCTATCTGTCTCGAGGATACTATTGGAAGCTTGAGAGACAAGACGGCAGCGATTGGTAGCACGAGAGCAGTGAACTGAAAGGAGGGGGTTCTCCCTACCGCTCTCTATAAGGGCAGCTTTATAGAGAGTACATTGGATGAAAAAAGATGACTCCATACTGGATAGGGCTAGGCACGGATTAGGAAAATTCCATACCGTGCCTATCCAGGAGGTGAATCTGAAGCAGATTCTAACCCTCGTCCTCACGACATTGATTTCATGGTCCGGAGCATTTATTATATACCTAGAATAAAGGCTCCTTTGTTGAAGCCAAATAGTGTCTCTCTATGGCTATAAAGGCCTTAAGGGTCTATATAGCCTTATAGGGGCGAAATCATTCACAGACTTCTCATTTTTCCATTTCCCTTCTGAATGAATTGTTGAAGCAACTAAACGAAAGGAACGGGAAGAATGAAAAATAGTAAGGGTCGTATCTAATCCAATACAAAAAAGGAAGCCTCACCTTCTTGGAGATATTCTCAAAGCTGGCCTTGCTGATAAGggaaaatgaaagaataaagaCATCAGCTCCACGGTAACTCAATGGTCTTAATCTATTGTAATCCTCCTGGCCTGCACAACAAATTTAAAATGACTTTCTGCTCCCTTCTGATTCATAACTGAACTAAAAAAGAATGAAGAACTAGTGCACCTGCGGTATCCCACAATCCTAAATTAACAGTGCTTCCATCCACCACAACATTGGCACTAAAATTGTCAAACACAGTTGGGACATAATCCTGTTTATCATAACAATACAAGAGATCAAAACAAGGAAAAGATTTCAATTGAAGCACTTTAGGAAAAAATTCCAGGAAAAAGACGTCCCCTCCACAGGCATAACCAAGAGTCTCATCAAATCAGAAAAGTTAGCTAATCTATTAGTTCCACGATATTCACAAACGCCTCCACCCATCCCACATGGCAATATCTTGAAAAAAGAAACGGGAAATTCAATATTTATTCAATTAGACAAACAAGCCCAACATATGAAAGAACTCCATAAAAACACCCAAAAAGATCCCAAATTTCCATTCCATTTCTAAAATGAACCAAGAACAGAACAAAAAATGACCaaagaaaggaaaaagaaagaatGACCTACAACAGACAGTAACTTACAGTGGGAAAGGTGTTGCTGGTGTACGAAATGAGCAGGCAAGTTTTACCCACGGCACCATCTCCGACAGTTACACACTTTATAAACCTCGACGCACTCATCTTATCGCCGGCGGCTCCTCTTCCGCACGCAAACTATCGTTGGCCTATATCTCTCCAAATTCTC
This window of the Primulina huaijiensis isolate GDHJ02 chromosome 3, ASM1229523v2, whole genome shotgun sequence genome carries:
- the LOC140973674 gene encoding rac-like GTP-binding protein 5, with the translated sequence MSASRFIKCVTVGDGAVGKTCLLISYTSNTFPTDYVPTVFDNFSANVVVDGSTVNLGLWDTAGQEDYNRLRPLSYRGADVFILSFSLISKASFENISKKWVPELRHYAPGVPIILVGTKLDLREDKQFFVDHPGAVPIMTAQGEELRKLIGATAYIECSAKTQQNVKAVFDAAIKVVLQPPKQKNKKKKKGHKACNIL